Proteins encoded together in one Janthinobacterium tructae window:
- a CDS encoding response regulator — MKVLVVDDDVVSRMVLMHLIDSCGVHDIVEAEDGAAAWEQLEGGLRPSLCFCDLRMPRLSGMELLQKIRSDSTLDAMPLVLVSSANDQDTVRDAVQAGAAGYIVKPFQPEQVRQHIDACFDISVLSAEAPRDTLQRLGIDSERLQAYLTGFQGQVGAASEQVDALLARGEPAQARQQLERLHLGCRTLGLHGAEAGMMDLLQASVLDGDQIQAALAALARSVAQQARLARQHDTAD; from the coding sequence ATGAAAGTACTGGTGGTTGACGATGATGTCGTGTCGCGCATGGTCTTGATGCATCTGATCGACAGCTGCGGCGTGCACGATATCGTGGAAGCCGAAGATGGCGCGGCGGCGTGGGAGCAGCTCGAAGGGGGCTTGCGGCCATCGCTGTGCTTTTGCGATTTGCGCATGCCGCGCCTGTCCGGCATGGAACTGCTGCAGAAAATCCGCTCCGACAGCACGCTCGACGCCATGCCGCTGGTGCTGGTGTCGTCGGCGAATGACCAGGATACGGTGCGTGACGCCGTGCAGGCCGGTGCCGCAGGCTACATCGTCAAGCCCTTCCAGCCGGAGCAGGTGCGCCAGCATATCGACGCCTGCTTCGACATCTCCGTATTATCGGCCGAGGCGCCGCGCGACACCTTGCAGCGCCTCGGCATCGACAGCGAACGCCTGCAGGCCTATCTGACGGGTTTCCAGGGGCAGGTGGGCGCCGCCAGCGAACAGGTCGACGCCTTGCTGGCGCGCGGCGAGCCGGCCCAGGCGCGCCAGCAGCTGGAACGGCTGCACCTCGGTTGCCGCACCCTGGGCTTGCATGGCGCGGAGGCCGGGATGATGGACCTGCTGCAGGCATCGGTGCTCGATGGCGATCAGATACAGGCGGCGCTGGCCGCACTGGCGCGCAGCGTGGCGCAGCAGGCGCGCCTGGCGCGGCAGCACGACACCGCCGACTGA
- a CDS encoding two-component regulator propeller domain-containing protein produces MVLLLSLLLPGGPAAAAPAPTLRFDQLSVEQGLAQESVLAIAQDRQGYMWFGSQSGLSRYDGYRMVVYKNIEGDKTSLADNWVGELHVDSQGQLWVGTDNGLDRFDAASQTFTHYVPAEKSKRGNGNRHIHAILDDGARGFWIATSDGLQHFDPATGAFRTWHHEEGNPHSLGDNEIKALALDAQQRLWIGTVTGLDMLAPGSDRFEHFAVDTEPGSKYNVIQSLLVDRQQNLWIGTMAGAERWRLGGAGQAPQSRLRLNEKQGFSAIRVASLYQDIDATVWLGSNADGLFRWLPESDTFLQYRHQTGDKFSVADNQLSSLYRDRAGTFWVGSWYNGVSRVDLGSGGFSRMARAPGDVGALADKKVRAVADAGNGKLWLATKGGLKLYDTRDGSSRLFDLRSSPGMSRDEQVTTLYKAPDGTLWVGGSTGLHRFDPVLGRFFTMRFAAGDPNSDTIRNIVSDRSGMLWVSTRGGVHRFDPVSRAFTTYRHDPANPNSLSDNMVRPVLEDAKGRLWIGSFHGLDLLDRASGHFRHFRHDPQNPHSLSHDEVHYLHEDKRGVLWVGTANGLNRMDVDAKGDIRFRRFLRKDGMADDAVASILGDDNEQLWLSTNSGITRLDMRSGLFRNYDSADGTVEGSYFDGAALRAADGTMYFGGFNGMTAFVPQDIHDNRVPPLVAITELQIFNKPVAIGRGEFAHVLRTAIDHTRQLVLTSRESVFSLEFAALHFAAPQRNMFAYRLEGFDQDWVMTDAGRRFATYTNLDAGNYVFRVKAANKDGVWNESGATLAITILPPFWKTWWFRTLMAALLLGAVYGAYRQRVRALRRQQNELEKLVGERTAELQSKEIEVLAQSEKLAQANSSLTKNEESLRLAKRKAEDATRQKSEFLANMSHEMRTPLAGVIGMLGFALRDEQLHDATREQILRGQANAQSLLVIINDLLDFSKIEAGKLSIENIDFALGAAIETVVSLFEEQAAARSIGFAIDFAPDLPPFVVGDPTRLRQVLVNLVGNAFKFTQRGGVSVCVERAGVASGSGGRSVNLIRFTVSDSGIGIDADAMARLFQKFEQADASTTRRYGGTGLGLAICRQLVELMQGEIEVASTPGQGSTFAFTLPLADGVAPPLVPQVALAPHSHQLRVLCAEDFPTNQIIIRVMLEELGHRVDVVANGVLAVAACVHTRYDLILMDGRMPEMDGATATRLIRVGGWPDQPVRDQELMIVALTANASDEDRSRYLGVGMDDFLSKPVDEAALHALLARAIERQLQRGFMLPRMPSNVPRAAARGQAELDALFGIAPAAPVAALSRPIRSGELQRRIRVAFVADLEGRLRELDAALAAQDRDNAGRLLHGLKGSAAYLDETQLHMLCTEMEEAADGGRWTQVALHLPQLRALLAQIAVSGKEM; encoded by the coding sequence GTGGTATTGCTGTTGTCTTTGCTGCTGCCGGGCGGCCCGGCCGCGGCGGCGCCTGCGCCCACCCTGCGTTTCGATCAGCTCAGCGTGGAACAGGGCCTGGCGCAGGAATCGGTGCTGGCCATCGCCCAGGACCGGCAGGGCTATATGTGGTTCGGCAGCCAGTCTGGCCTGAGCCGCTACGACGGCTATCGCATGGTCGTCTACAAGAATATCGAGGGCGACAAGACCAGCCTGGCCGACAACTGGGTCGGCGAACTGCATGTCGATAGCCAGGGCCAGCTGTGGGTGGGCACGGACAACGGCCTGGACCGCTTCGACGCCGCCAGCCAGACCTTCACGCATTACGTCCCGGCCGAAAAGAGCAAGCGCGGCAACGGCAACCGGCATATCCACGCCATTCTTGACGATGGCGCGCGCGGCTTCTGGATCGCCACCTCGGACGGTTTGCAGCATTTCGACCCCGCCACTGGCGCCTTCCGCACCTGGCACCATGAAGAAGGTAATCCGCACAGCCTGGGCGACAATGAAATCAAGGCGCTGGCGCTGGACGCGCAACAGCGCCTGTGGATAGGCACCGTCACGGGCCTGGACATGCTGGCGCCGGGCAGCGACCGCTTCGAGCATTTCGCCGTCGACACGGAGCCCGGTTCCAAATATAACGTGATCCAGTCGCTGCTGGTGGATCGCCAGCAGAATCTGTGGATAGGCACCATGGCCGGCGCCGAGCGCTGGCGCCTGGGAGGCGCCGGGCAGGCACCGCAGTCGCGCCTGCGCCTGAATGAAAAACAGGGTTTTTCCGCCATCCGCGTGGCCAGCCTGTACCAGGATATCGACGCCACCGTCTGGCTGGGCAGCAATGCCGATGGCCTGTTCCGCTGGCTGCCCGAGAGCGACACCTTCCTGCAGTACCGGCACCAGACGGGCGACAAATTCAGCGTCGCGGACAACCAGCTGTCGTCGCTGTACCGCGACCGCGCGGGCACTTTCTGGGTCGGCTCCTGGTACAACGGCGTGAGCCGGGTCGACCTGGGCAGCGGCGGCTTTTCGCGCATGGCGCGTGCGCCCGGCGATGTGGGCGCGCTGGCGGACAAGAAAGTGCGCGCCGTGGCCGACGCGGGCAATGGCAAACTGTGGCTGGCCACCAAGGGCGGCCTGAAACTGTACGATACGCGCGACGGCAGCTCGCGCCTGTTCGACCTGCGCAGCTCGCCCGGCATGTCGCGCGACGAGCAGGTCACCACCTTGTACAAGGCGCCGGACGGTACCCTGTGGGTGGGTGGCTCGACGGGCTTGCACCGCTTCGATCCGGTACTCGGGCGTTTCTTTACCATGCGCTTTGCCGCCGGCGATCCGAACAGCGACACCATCCGCAATATCGTGAGCGACCGCAGCGGCATGCTGTGGGTCTCGACGCGCGGCGGCGTGCACCGTTTCGACCCCGTCAGCCGCGCCTTTACTACCTACCGCCACGATCCGGCCAACCCGAACAGCCTGTCCGACAACATGGTGCGGCCCGTGCTGGAAGACGCCAAGGGGCGGCTGTGGATAGGCTCATTCCACGGCCTCGATTTGCTGGACCGCGCCAGCGGCCACTTCAGGCATTTCCGCCACGATCCGCAAAATCCGCATAGCCTCAGCCACGACGAGGTGCACTATCTGCACGAGGACAAGCGCGGCGTGCTGTGGGTGGGCACGGCCAATGGCTTGAACCGCATGGATGTCGATGCGAAGGGCGACATCCGCTTCCGGCGCTTCCTGCGCAAGGATGGCATGGCCGACGATGCCGTCGCCAGCATCCTGGGTGACGATAACGAGCAACTGTGGCTGAGCACGAATAGCGGCATCACGCGGCTTGACATGCGCAGTGGCCTGTTCCGCAACTATGACAGCGCCGATGGCACGGTGGAAGGCTCGTACTTTGATGGCGCGGCCCTGCGCGCGGCCGACGGCACCATGTATTTCGGCGGTTTTAACGGCATGACGGCGTTCGTGCCGCAGGATATCCACGACAACCGCGTGCCGCCGCTGGTGGCCATCACGGAACTGCAGATCTTCAACAAGCCGGTGGCCATCGGCCGCGGCGAATTCGCGCACGTGCTCAGGACGGCCATCGACCATACGCGCCAGTTGGTGCTGACCAGCCGTGAAAGCGTCTTTTCGCTGGAATTCGCGGCCCTGCATTTCGCTGCGCCCCAGCGCAATATGTTCGCCTACCGGCTCGAGGGCTTCGACCAGGACTGGGTCATGACGGATGCGGGGCGGCGCTTTGCCACCTACACCAACCTCGATGCGGGCAATTATGTGTTTCGCGTCAAGGCGGCCAACAAGGATGGCGTGTGGAACGAGAGCGGCGCCACCTTGGCCATCACGATCCTGCCGCCGTTCTGGAAAACCTGGTGGTTCCGTACTCTGATGGCGGCACTGCTGCTGGGCGCCGTGTATGGCGCTTACCGGCAGCGCGTGCGCGCGCTGCGGCGCCAGCAGAACGAGCTGGAAAAACTGGTCGGCGAACGCACGGCCGAGTTGCAGAGCAAGGAAATCGAAGTGCTGGCGCAGTCGGAAAAGCTGGCGCAAGCCAATAGCAGCCTGACGAAAAACGAGGAAAGCCTGCGCCTGGCCAAGCGCAAGGCCGAGGATGCGACGCGCCAGAAGTCGGAATTTTTAGCCAATATGAGCCACGAGATGCGCACGCCGCTGGCCGGCGTGATCGGCATGCTGGGCTTTGCCCTGCGCGACGAGCAGCTGCACGATGCCACGCGCGAGCAGATATTGCGCGGCCAGGCCAATGCCCAGTCGCTGCTGGTGATCATCAATGACTTGCTCGATTTTTCCAAGATCGAGGCGGGCAAGCTGAGTATCGAAAATATCGACTTCGCGCTCGGCGCGGCGATCGAGACGGTCGTCAGCCTGTTCGAGGAGCAGGCGGCCGCGCGCAGCATCGGTTTTGCCATCGATTTCGCACCCGACCTGCCGCCCTTCGTGGTGGGCGACCCGACCCGTTTGCGCCAGGTGCTGGTCAACCTGGTCGGCAATGCCTTCAAGTTTACCCAGCGCGGCGGCGTCAGCGTCTGCGTCGAGCGGGCCGGCGTGGCCAGCGGCAGCGGCGGGCGCAGTGTCAACCTGATCCGCTTTACGGTCAGCGACAGCGGCATCGGCATCGATGCGGACGCGATGGCGCGCCTGTTCCAGAAGTTCGAGCAGGCCGACGCCAGCACCACGCGGCGCTACGGCGGCACGGGGCTGGGCCTGGCGATCTGCCGCCAGCTGGTCGAACTGATGCAGGGTGAGATCGAGGTGGCCAGCACGCCGGGGCAGGGCAGCACCTTTGCCTTCACCTTGCCGCTGGCCGATGGCGTGGCGCCGCCGCTGGTGCCGCAGGTGGCGCTGGCGCCGCACAGCCACCAGTTGCGTGTGCTGTGCGCGGAAGACTTCCCCACCAACCAGATCATCATCCGCGTCATGCTCGAAGAACTGGGGCACAGGGTCGATGTGGTCGCCAATGGCGTGCTGGCGGTGGCGGCCTGCGTGCATACGCGCTATGACCTGATCCTGATGGACGGGCGCATGCCGGAGATGGACGGCGCCACGGCGACACGATTGATCCGCGTGGGCGGCTGGCCGGACCAGCCCGTGCGCGACCAGGAACTGATGATCGTGGCCCTGACGGCGAATGCCAGCGATGAAGACCGCAGCCGCTATCTTGGCGTCGGCATGGATGATTTCCTCAGCAAACCGGTCGACGAGGCGGCGCTGCATGCCTTGCTGGCGCGCGCCATCGAGCGCCAGCTGCAGCGCGGTTTCATGTTGCCGCGCATGCCGTCGAACGTGCCGCGCGCCGCCGCACGGGGGCAGGCCGAACTCGATGCCCTGTTCGGCATCGCGCCGGCTGCGCCCGTCGCGGCACTCTCGCGGCCCATCCGCAGCGGTGAACTGCAACGGCGCATCCGTGTCGCCTTCGTCGCCGACCTGGAGGGGCGCCTGCGCGAACTCGACGCCGCCCTGGCGGCGCAGGACAGGGACAATGCCGGGCGCCTGCTGCACGGTTTGAAGGGCAGCGCCGCCTATCTCGACGAAACGCAGCTGCACATGCTGTGCACGGAAATGGAAGAGGCGGCGGATGGCGGGCGCTGGACGCAGGTGGCCTTGCATTTGCCGCAATTGCGCGCACTGTTGGCGCAAATAGCCGTTTCGGGCAAGGAAATGTAA
- a CDS encoding patatin-like phospholipase family protein has protein sequence MGIQNKTGLILTGGGARAAYQVGVLQAISAILWEAGWAPARNPFDIICGTSAGAINATALACRADNFGEGVQKLLDVWQHIQVEQVYRADSLGVIRSGARWLSLLSFGWLLRQWHASPPNSLLDNTPLVSLLHRMLDLPRLDAALADGLLHALAVTASSYSGSRHMTFYQTGAEIAPWVRTQRLALQDQIGVEHLLASAAIPFIFPAVPLYVGGQREYCGDGSMRQLAPISPAIHLGANKVLVVGAGRMTEPAPAAAEAARYPSLAQIAGHALSSIFLDGLAVDIERLNRINLTLSMLPPELLGKTALRPVELLVIAPSERLDAIASRHIGSLPRPIRTMLSGIGAAEARGAALASYLLFESTYTNELIRLGQRDTQARKDDVLAFFGS, from the coding sequence ATGGGAATACAAAATAAAACAGGCTTGATACTCACGGGAGGCGGTGCCCGTGCCGCCTACCAGGTCGGCGTGCTGCAGGCAATTTCGGCGATATTGTGGGAAGCGGGCTGGGCGCCGGCGCGCAACCCGTTCGATATCATTTGCGGCACCTCGGCCGGCGCCATCAACGCCACGGCGCTGGCCTGCCGCGCCGACAATTTCGGCGAAGGCGTGCAAAAGCTGCTCGACGTGTGGCAGCATATCCAGGTCGAGCAAGTTTACCGCGCCGATTCGCTGGGCGTGATCCGTTCGGGCGCGCGCTGGCTGTCGCTGCTGTCGTTTGGCTGGCTGCTGCGCCAGTGGCATGCCTCGCCGCCCAATTCCCTGCTCGACAATACCCCGCTGGTCAGCCTGCTGCACCGCATGCTCGACCTGCCGCGCCTGGACGCGGCGCTGGCCGATGGGCTGCTGCATGCGCTGGCCGTGACGGCGTCGTCGTATTCGGGCAGCCGTCACATGACGTTTTACCAGACGGGGGCCGAGATCGCGCCCTGGGTGCGCACGCAGCGGCTGGCCTTGCAAGACCAGATCGGTGTGGAACACTTGCTCGCCTCTGCCGCCATCCCCTTTATTTTTCCCGCCGTGCCGCTGTACGTGGGCGGCCAGCGTGAATACTGCGGCGATGGTTCCATGCGCCAGCTGGCACCGATCTCGCCGGCCATCCACCTGGGGGCGAACAAGGTGCTGGTGGTGGGCGCGGGACGCATGACGGAACCGGCGCCCGCCGCGGCCGAAGCGGCGCGCTACCCCAGTCTGGCGCAGATCGCCGGCCATGCGCTGTCGTCGATCTTCCTCGATGGCCTGGCCGTCGACATCGAACGCCTGAACCGCATCAACCTGACCCTGTCGATGCTGCCGCCCGAGTTGCTGGGCAAGACGGCCTTGCGGCCCGTGGAATTGCTGGTCATCGCGCCGTCCGAGCGGCTCGACGCCATCGCCAGCCGGCATATCGGCAGTTTGCCGCGTCCCATCCGCACCATGTTGTCGGGCATCGGCGCGGCCGAAGCGCGCGGCGCGGCGCTGGCATCGTATTTATTATTCGAATCGACGTATACTAACGAGCTGATCCGTCTTGGACAGCGCGATACGCAGGCCCGCAAGGATGATGTCCTGGCGTTCTTTGGTTCCTGA